In one window of Maribacter sp. BPC-D8 DNA:
- a CDS encoding sensor histidine kinase codes for MPGFTIDKERLQDKTKLFLRVNYTTSIISILFGALCYFILNITQVIPFLLVGFAVLNIINILYFKVHKNIVPTFNFSSIIGLITAVAVTVYSGGINSPFIFMIPLIAFGGFINSTRYGRVYFNIITVLILLVFTQSIPELRITENLVPEESSSVFSLVSILFAVFILGNTLGKTLLKTYNAMYSSKKELSNQVHEKQNLLKEVHHRVKNNLQTVSSLLSLQSRNIEAGPMKGLLKSTQNRVIAMAMVHEMLYMRNDISHIEYKSYVQELGEYLIRSIKGNDNNVDLIIDIPDIKLGIDTAIPLGLLINETLTNALKYGIESDKEGAISIKLQKDLEQENCYILEIGDNGIGFPETINYKTTKSLGLKLIHNLTRQLRGTIQRDDAKKGTNYIIQFQEIKQQLSPTI; via the coding sequence ATGCCCGGATTTACCATTGACAAAGAACGTCTTCAGGATAAAACCAAACTTTTTTTAAGGGTAAATTATACCACTAGCATTATCTCCATCCTTTTTGGAGCTTTATGCTATTTTATATTGAACATAACCCAAGTAATACCTTTTTTACTTGTTGGCTTTGCAGTATTGAATATTATAAATATTTTATATTTTAAAGTTCATAAAAACATAGTACCTACTTTTAATTTTTCATCTATTATAGGTTTAATTACCGCTGTAGCAGTAACCGTTTATAGTGGCGGAATTAATAGCCCGTTCATATTCATGATTCCGTTAATCGCATTTGGCGGATTCATAAATAGTACTAGATACGGTAGGGTATATTTTAATATCATAACGGTACTGATTCTTTTAGTTTTTACACAGTCCATACCAGAATTACGTATTACAGAAAATTTAGTTCCAGAAGAATCAAGTTCAGTATTTAGTCTTGTATCGATACTATTTGCAGTATTTATTTTAGGAAACACCTTAGGCAAAACCCTTCTAAAAACCTATAATGCCATGTACAGTTCCAAAAAAGAATTGTCAAATCAAGTACATGAAAAACAGAATCTATTAAAAGAGGTACACCATAGAGTCAAGAACAATTTACAGACCGTTTCTAGTTTATTAAGCCTACAATCTAGAAATATTGAAGCAGGACCAATGAAAGGGCTTTTAAAGAGTACTCAGAACAGAGTAATCGCCATGGCTATGGTACATGAAATGCTATATATGCGTAATGACATAAGCCACATTGAATACAAATCTTACGTACAAGAATTAGGCGAATATTTAATTCGTTCCATAAAAGGAAATGATAATAACGTAGATCTAATCATTGATATTCCCGATATTAAATTAGGTATAGACACCGCAATTCCTTTAGGCCTCTTAATCAATGAAACTTTGACCAATGCCTTAAAATATGGTATTGAAAGTGATAAAGAAGGTGCAATAAGTATCAAATTACAGAAAGATTTGGAACAAGAAAATTGCTATATCTTAGAGATTGGCGATAATGGTATCGGCTTCCCAGAAACTATTAATTACAAAACCACAAAATCTTTAGGTTTAAAATTAATACATAATCTTACAAGACAGTTAAGAGGAACGATACAACGTGATGATGCTAAAAAAGGAACTAACTACATTATACAGTTTCAAGAAATAAAGCAACAATTATCTCCAACAATATAA